In the genome of Sphingomonas alpina, the window ACGCTCGGGGCATGGGAGTGCGACCTCGATACGTCGGCGTTGACCTGGACCGAGGGCGTCTATCAGCTGTTCGGCCTGTCGCCGCTGATCGCCCCCGACCGCGCGGCAACCGTCGAGCTCTATCATGAGGAGTCGCGGCGCGAGATGGAGGCATTGCGAGCCGAGGCGATCGCGACTGGACGTGGCTTCGCGCTTGACGCGCGGATCCAGACTGTCGCGGGCGTGGAGCGCTGGATGCGCCTGACCACCGGTGTCGAACAGGAACGCGGCCGGGCGCGGCGGCTCTACGGCGCCAAGCAGGACATTACCGAGGACCGCGCACGAACCGAGCGTCTCCGCCGCCTTGCCGAGCGCGACCCGCTGACCGGTCTTGCCAATCGCGGCATGTTCCAGACCAACTTCTACGACTTGCCCGATGCGCTGCTGCGCGCACGCGGCGTGTCGGCGCTGGTGCTGATCGATCTCGACGACTTCAAGCTGATCAACGACCGGCTGGGCCATTCCGCCGGCGACGATTGCCTGCGCCAGGTCGCGGCGCGGCTGAAGCAGTTGTTCGCCGATGCGGAGATGGTCGCACGGATCGGCGGCGACGAGTTCGCCGTGCTGCTGCGCGGCATCCATAAGCGCGACGAACTCGGCCATCGGCTGGAACAGGTCCTGGCGGGGCTGCGCCGGCCGATATTGTGTCACGGCGAGCCGGTGGCGATGAGCGCATCGGCCGGCGCCACGCTGATCGACGATATGGCGGTCCATGATCCGGCGCTGCGCTTCGCCGAAGCGGATTCGGCGCTGTATCTCGCCAAGGGGCATGGCCGGAACCGGGTCCGCGTGTTCGTGCCCGATCCCGGTGCGGGGATACGCCCCGAATGGGCCGCGATGCGCCCGGCGATGTGCCTGCCACTGGGCATTCGCTAGCGCGGCTTGCGACTCAACACCGGCGCGGATCCCCGCACAGGGGCGTCACACGGGACGAGATGTCCTGCTCATCAGGAAAACTCGCTTGTCGATCTCGAAGATCAGGCCCAGCCTTCCAGCACTTGATCGGGCGGGCGGTGTCCGTCGGCCCACATGCGGATATTGGCGATGACCTTCTCGCCGGTCGCAAGCCGACCCTCATAAGTGGCGGAGCCCATATGCGGCAGCATCACGACATTGGGCAAAGCGAGCAGGCGCGGGTCGATCTCCGGCTCATGCGCCCAGACGTCGAGCCCGGCGCCGGCGAGGCGGCCAGCTTCAAGCGCGTCGACCAGCGCGGCTTCATCGACAATTCCGCCACGTGCGGCGTTGATGAGATAGACGTGCGACCGCATCAGGCCCATGCGGCGCGCGTCGATCAGATTCTCGCTCGCCGGGTTGCGCGGAGTGTGGATGGTCAGGATGTCGATGCTGCCGAGCATGGTGTCGAGCGATTCGTGCCAGGTCGCGGCCAGCTGCGCTTCGAGCACGGCGGGCAGGCGGTGGCGATTATGGTAATGGATCGACAAGCCGAAGGCACGGGCGCGGGCGGCGACCGCCTGGCCGATCCGGCCCATGCCGATAATGCCCAGGGCCTTGCCGCCGATGCGGTGACCGAGCATCCCGCCCGGGCTCCAGCCTTTCCACTGGCCCGAGCGGACGAGCTTCTCGCCCTCGGCCAGCCGGCGCGGCACCGACAGGATCAGCGCCATGGTCATGTCGGCGGTATCCTCGGTCAGCACGCCCGGCGTGTTGGTGACGATGATGTCGCGCGCGCGCGCCGCCTTCAGGTCGATATGATTCACGCCGGCGCCGAAATTGGCGATCAGCTTCAGCCGCTCGCCCGCACCGGCGATCAGCTCGGCATCGATTTCATCGGTCACGGTCGGGACCAGGACATCGCAATCGGCCATCGCCGCGGCGAGCTGCTCGCGAGTCATCGGCGCGTCGCTGCGATTGTTCACCGTGTCGAACAATTGCTCCATCCGATCCATGATCGTGTCGGAGAGTTCGCGGGTCACGACCACCCGGGGTTTTGACACTTTGGCGGACGGGCGTCTCATTTCGGGCATGAATCCGGCTTGGCGAAGCCCTTGGCCTACGTCAACGGTGGTTGAACCGCCTCTTGCGAACGGGGTAAATGATTCGTGAAGCCGGGGACAGGGAAGAGTTATGCGTAACAGTGCGAGAATCATCCTCGCTTTAGCAGCGATCGGGTTGGCAGTATCTGGCCTGGCGCCGGCATTGGCCGGGCTGATACAGAAAAAGCCGCCTTATTTCGCATCGATCTCGGCGGGCAAGGCGCGCATGCGTACGGGCCCTGCGCGGACTTATCCGGCGAGCTGGCTCTATCAGCGCGCCGACCTGCCGGTGAAGGTGATCGACATGTACGAACGCGGCGCCTGGCTCAAGATCGAGGATCCGTCTGGTACGCAGGGCTGGATGATGGGCACGCTGATCAGCGAGAATCGGACCGGCCTGATCATGGGCACGGTTGCCGAATTGCGCGATTCTCCGCGCTTCGGGGGCAAGATCATATGGCGGGCGGCGCCCGGCGTGGTTGGCCGGCTGAGCAAATGCGCGCGGGGCTGGTGCTATTTCGACGTGCGCGGGCGCGGCGGCTATGTCGAGGCGAACCGGCTCTGGGGCGTCGAGCCCGGCGAATCGCTGAACTGATATGGCGATGCGCGTCGTTACGGATGACCTGACTCACCCCGATGTGATTGCGCTGGTCGAACTGCATCTCAAGGCGGCGTTCGAGAACTCTCCGCCTGGTAGCGTCTTCGCGCTCGACCTCAGCGGCCTGAGGGATCCCGCCGTGACGTTGTGGACCGCGTGGGAGGAGGGGCGCTGCTCGGCATGGGCGCGCTCAAGCGGCTCGATGCCGAGCATGGTGAACTGAAATCGATGCGTACCGCACCGGCGCAGCTGCGACGCGGCGTGGCTGCGGCGATGCTCGATCATCTGATCGCCGAAGGATTGGCGCGAGGCTATCGACGGCTGAGCCTGGAGACGGGCAACAACGCACCGTTCGCGCCGGCCCGGGCGCTGTACGCGCGCGCAGGCTTTGTCGAATGTGGGCCGTTCGCCGACTATACGGATGCGAGCTTCAGCCGATATTACACGCTGGCGCTCGATCCGGACGTATAGATCGCGATGATCGTCCTTGCGGGTGAACAGGTCGGCGAGACGTGCTAGATCAGCCGGTACATTCTGTGCATCCAATAGGATGGAGCCATGAGTAAAAGAAGGGCATTGCTCGCGATATTGGCCTGGGCCGTGATCGGATATACCGCGATCGTGATCAGCTTGCCGGCGGCGGACCATGTCGGTGCGCCGCATTGGCTCGTGATGGCCGTCGCGATCATTCTTCCCGCTCTGCTGGCGAAGACCGGTGAACGCATATGGCGCGGTTCGACTTAGCCGAAGCTAGTCCGGCAGCGAGTCAATACGCCGGGGCGGAATTGCTGCCTAGTTCATCAACTCCACCGCCAGCGCCGTCGCTTCGCCGCCACCGATGCACAATGACGCCAGGCCGCGCTTCTGGCCGGACGCCTGCAACGCCGAAAGCAAGGTGGCGAGGATGCGCGCACCGCTTGCGCCGATCGGATGGCCGAGCGCACAGGCACCGCCATTGATGTTGAGCTTGTCGTGCGGCAGGTCGAGGTCGCGCATCGCGATCATTGCCACCACGGCGAACGCTTCGTTGACCTCGAACAGATCGACATCGCCCGCCGACCAGCCAGCTTTCTCCAGCGCCTTGCGCATCGCGAAGACCGGGGCGGTGGTGAAGAGCGACGGGGCGTGCGCATGCGCCGCCTGGCTGACGATCCGCGCGATCGGGTCGAGACCAAGCCGCTCCGCGACGCTGGCGCGGGTCAGCACCAGCGCGGCCGCGCCGTCGGAGATAGACGAGGCGTTGGCGGCGGTGATCGTGCCGTCTTTCGAGAAAGCGGGGCGTAGTGTCGGGATTTTGGACGGATCGCCCTTTTCCGGCTGCTCGTCGAGCGTGACGGTCACGCTGCCCTTGCGGCCGGCGACTTCGACCGGGACGATCTCGCGATCGAAGCCGCCGGAGCGCTGCGCCTTTTGTGCGCGCTCGAGCGACGCGATGGCGAAGTCGTCCTGCTGCGCGCGGGTGAATTGATACTCGGCCGCGGTATCCTCGGCGAAATTGCCCATCAGCTTGCCGGGTTCATATGCATCCTCAAGGCCGTCGAGATACATATGGTCCATCAGCCGGTCATGACCGATGCGCGCGCCGCCGCGGTGGCGCAGCGAGAGATAGGGCGCATTGGTCATGCTCTCCATGCCGCCCGCCACGATCAGATCGGCGGAACCGGCGGCAAGCGCGTCGGCGGCGAGCATCGTCGCCATCATGCCGCTGCCGCACATCTTGTTGACCGTGGTCGCTTCGATATGATTGGGCAGGCCGGCCTTGAGCGCTGCCTGGCGCGCGGGAGCCTGGCCGAGACCAGCGGGCAGGACGCAGCCCATATAGATCCGCTCGATCGCTTCGCCCGACAGGCCGGCGCGCTCGACCGCACCGCCGACTGCCGCCGCGCCGAGCTCCGTCGCGCTCGCACCGGACAGCGCGCCCTGGAAACTGCCCATCGGGGTGCGGGCATAGGACAGGATGACGATCGGATCGGCGGACATGAGCGAGACTCCGGAAGAGGGAGGGGTTGCGGGCGATCTAGTCGCGGTGACGGCGGTTTACAAATGCGTGGCGGATGTTTGGGTGTGCTGGTTGTCATGCGTCCCGTCACGCCCGGACCAAGTTCAGGGTGACGAAGGAGATGAGGCAGCCTATCGCCTTCATCATGGAAGACACGCTCACCACCGCGCTCAAATGGTTCGCTTCGGGCAGCGGCGTCGTCGCGGCACTGATGGTATCACTTGATTCCGGTCGCCGCGTGACCGGCTGGGGTTTCGTCCTGTTCGTCGCTTCCAGCATCGCATGGATGGCGGGCGCCGCGCTGACCAATGACTGGGCGCTGGGGAGCCAGAACATCGCCCTGTTCGCGATCAACATCTTCGGCGTCTATCGCTATCTGATCCGCAAGAAGGCCGATGGCTGAGCTCTGGCTCTGGCCGCTTGCGCTCGGGGTCCTCGGTGCGGTGATCGGCAGTTTTATCGCGACATTGGTGATCCGCTGGCCGCAGGGACGGTCGGTGATGGCCGGGCGGTCGCATTGCGACCAGTGCGACGCGGTGCTCGGTCCGCGTGATCTGATCCCGCTGCTCAGCGCGGCGCTGGCGCGCGGCGGATGCCGGCACTGCGCCGCGCCGATTGATCCGCGTCACTGGCAAATCGAGCTGGCCGCGCTTGCGATCGGCGTGATCGCCGGATTCGCCGTGACGGGTCCGGTCGGAATGGCTGGCGCGGTATTCGGATGGCTGCTGCTTGCGCTGGCTGCGCTCGATATCACGGAATTCTGGCTGCCGGACCGGTTGACGATCACGCTGGCCCTCGCTGGCCTCGCCTCCAGCCTGCTGGGCGTCGATCCGCCGATCATCGACCGATTTATCGGGGGCGCTGCCGGGTTCGGCGCGCTCTGGCTGATCGGCACGGTTTATAAGCGCTTGCGTGGCCGCGAAGGGTTGGGCGGGGGCGATCCAAAACTGCTTGGTGCGATCGGTCTGTGGCTCGGATGGCAGATGCTGCCGGCGGTGCTGTTGCTCGCCAGCCTGACCGGTCTCGCCATCGCCCTGACCACTTGGCTCATGGGGCGAGGCGGAAGGCTCGATGATCGCATGCCGTTCGGTGCGCTGCTCGCGATCGCGGCTTACCCGGCATGGCTGTTCCTGCTAGGTTATCAGGCATGATCGTGATCGCTCTCCTGGCGCTGCTCGTCGCCGGTACCGCCGACAAGCAGCCCAAACAGGCACCCCCGCCGCCACCGCCCGTATCGGTCGACGGACTGCCGATCGGTGGCCTTCCGCAGCAGGTGCTGCCCGCGACCGGATGCGCTGCTTTTCTGTGGAGCGTCGGCCAGACCCGCGCCATGGTCGCGATGGCCAGTGCGGAGCCAGCTTCGGTACGCCTCTCGATCGACGGACAGCAGATCGACGTGCCGCGTACGGCGCAGCAGGGCGCGGGCGGCTTCGGCTTTTCCAGCGTCACGGAGTATGAGGGCAGCGGTGTGAAGGCGGTGCTCGACATGACCATCGCGACCCGCGGCGACCTGAAGGACGGGGCGACGGTGCCCGAAGCGACGCTACGGATTGAGCGGTCGGGAAAGGACAGCATCATATTACCCGTGATGGGCTTGATCGGTTGCGTTTAAAGACTGATAAATAGCCCGTTGCGCCAATGGCGGCGGGCAGGGGACAGGGTCCCCGGGGAGAGAATGATGTCCGATTTGAAGGCGATCCTGGCTGGCCAGCGCGCAGCGTTCATGGAGCAGCTTCCCGTCTCGGCTGCCACCCGCAAGGATCGGCTGAAACGCGCCGCGGCAATGATCGGCGACAATGCTGAACGCTTCTGCGATGCGCTGAGCGAGGATTTCGGGCATCGCAGCCGCGAGCAATCGATGCTGACCGATATCGCCAGCTCGGTCGCGCCGATCAATCACGCGATCAAGTCACTCGACAAATGGGCGAAACCGGAACGGCGCCCGGTGCAATTCCCGCTCGGCCTGCTCGGCGCGAAGGCGTGGATCGAATATCAGCCCAAGGGTGTGATCGGGATCATCGCGCCATGGAATTTTCCGGTGAATCTGGTAATGTCGCCGCTTGCCGGGGTATTGGCGGCGGGCAATCGCGCGATGGTCAAGACGAGCGAGTTCACGCCGCGCGTCGCCGCATTGTTCGAAGAGGTTGTCGGCCAGTATTTCACACCCGAGGAACTGGCCTTCGTGTCGGGCGGGCCGGATGTCGGCAAGGCGTTTGCCGAGCTGCCTTTCGACCATCTGATCTTCACCGGCGCGACCGCGATCGGCAAGCATATCCTGCATGCGGCGGCTGACAATCTCGTGCCTGTGACGCTCGAACTGGGCGGCAAGTCGCCGGTGATCGTCGGCAAATCGGCCGACCTGAAACAGGCGACCGAACGCGTTGCCCTGGGCAAGATGCTCAACGCGGGACAAATCTGCCTCGCGCCCGACTATATGCTGGTCGAGGCCGACCAGGAAGCGGCAGTGGTCGCCGGCCTGAAAGCGGCGGCATCGTCGATGTATCCGAGCCTGCTCGCCAATCCCGATTACACCGCGATCATCAACGACCGGCATTTTCAGCGCCTTGGCGACCTGCTCGACGATGCGCGCGCCAAGGGGGCGACGGTCGAGGCCGTCAATCCGGCAAACGAGGATTTCGGTGCATCGAATGCACGGAAAATGCCGCTGCACATCGTCACCAACGTCACCGACGACATGGCGGTGATGCAGGAAGAAATATTCGGCCCCGTGCTGCCGATCCGCCGCTATGACGGGATCGATGACGCGATCGGACAGGTCAACCAGCGCGACCGGCCGCTTGGCCTGTATTATTTCGGCAGTGACGCTGGCGAGCGCCGTCGCGTGCTCGACCGCACCATCGCCGGCGGCGTCACGCTCGACGACGTGATCTTCCATATCTCGATGGAGGAATTGCCGTTCGGTGGGATCGGTCCGTCGGGCATGGGCGCCTATCACGGGCATGACGGCTTCAAGACCTTCAGTCACGCGAAGAGCGTGTACAAGCAAGCTAGGCTCGACGTGGCCAAACTGGCCGGTCTCAAGCCGCCTTATGGGAAGGCGACGATGGCGTCGGTGAAGCGGCAGATGAAGGGGTGATATTCTGCAATGCGGCCTGAGCTGTTGCAATCACCGCCTCCCGTTCGACAATAAGAAAGAGCGCGCCGGTGTTAAGTCCGGCGAGGGCGGTCTTCCCGATCCTGCGGCACGATTGAATCGCTGCCAGCAGTCCCGTCGGCGGGGGCGAACGCCGGGAGATATGTTACACCAGATATGTAACATATCTCCTGCCCGGATCTCGGCGAGGAATTGTATAATATCATTTTATATCAAGTAGTTATAGGATATTTGACACAAAAGCCATTGCCCGGCGGTTCAGCAGCAATCGCGCTTCCGCTCCAGCCAGCGCCGCTCGGCCGGCTCCGGTTCCAGGTTGAGCGCGGCATCATAGGCGATGCGTGCCGCGTCGCGTTGGCCGAGTCGGGCGAGCAAGTCGGCGCGCACCGCATGATAAGGCAGGAAGCAGATCAGGCCAGGCAGGGTGAGCGCATCGATCTCATCGAGCGCCGTGGCCGCGCCCCTAACCTGCGCCAGTGCAACCGCGCGGTTGAGGCGCGTGACCGGATCGTCGCGCACTGCAACCAATGCGTCGTAGATGACCAAGACCGCAGGCCAGGGCGCTGCGTCCTCTAGCGAATTGCGGGCACACCATTCGGCGTGGACCAGCGCCGACAGCACGCGCGGTCGCGCAGCGCCGAACCTCAGGGCGCTGGCCAGATAGGGTCGCGCCTCGGTGATCAGTGCCGCATTCCAGAGCGCTGGATCCTGTTGGTCGAGGGGCACCATCAAACCATCCGCGTCGATGCGCGCCGGTCGTCGCGCTTCGGCGAAGCGTATCATTGCCGCCAACGCGAGCACGTCGGCATCGTGCGGAATCAGGTCGGCAAGCGTTGCGGTGACCTGCAGCATTTCCGCAGCATAATCGGAGTGTCGCCCACCGCCCGCCGCATCGGCATGGGCCCTGGCATAAGCGATTTCGATCGTGCTCAGCACCGCATCGATACGCTCCGGCCATGCTTGGGGTCCAGGCATTTCGAAGCTTATTCCTGCATCGGCGATCTTGCGTTTGGCGCGTACCAAGCGCTGCGCCACCGTTGTTTCGCTGGCCAGGAATGCCTGGGCGATCTCGAGCGTCGTCAGTCCGCAAACGAGCTTCAAGGTAAGCGCCGCGCGCGCCTCGGGATGGATTGCCGGGTGACAGCAGATAAAGATCAGCCGCAGCCGCTCGTCAGGAATGAGCGTGGAATCGGCCATCAGCAATTCCTCCGCCGTGGGGTCGGGTTCGGGCGGAGGCAGAGCCGCACCGGCGCGGATCGCGTGCCGCCGCAGCATGTCGAGCGCAACGCGGTCGGCGACGCGGTACAGCCATGCCGCCGGATTGCGCGGCGCCTCCGTCGGCCAGGCTGTGACGGCGCGGGTGCAAGCTTCGGCAAATGCCTCTTCCGCGATATCGAGGTCGCGGAACCGGGCTGCGAGCGCGGCGATGATCCGCCCTTTATATGCGCGTGCGGCCCGGTCCAGCATGTCGATCAATGTACGATCAACGGGCGAACCTCGATTGCGCCGTCGAGCCGTAGCGGGACTTTTTCGCGATCTCCAGCGCGGCGTCGAGATCGGGCGCCTCGATCACATAATAGCCGCCCAGCTGCTCGCGGGTTTCGGCAAAGGGCCCGTCATGGATCACCTGCTTGCCGCCGGTGGTGCGTACGGTCGTTGCGGTGGTCACGGGCTGAAGGCCGGCGCCGTCGACCTGCCTGTCACCAAGCTCGCCAACCAGCGCCATATGCTTGTCGATGATCGCCATCATCTCGGGCGTGTCGCCATACCCGCTCTCGTCCTCATAGATCAGCAGCATATATTGCATCGTTCGTCTCCCGCTCGCGTGAATGCGATCGTACCGTGGAGACGGGCGAGGGGGGAGCGGATTCGACAGGTGTCGCGAAATTATTTGCGGCTATGCCAATCCGGTGAAGTCTGGCGCACGGCGTTGCGCAAAGGCCGTGAACGCTTCTCGCGCTTCCGCCGTCGAAAGGCGCTCCAGGAACAACCTGCTCTCCACGTCCATATGCGCAGTGATCGCGTCGTTGTCGCGCATCAGTCCCTTGGTCGCGACCAGTGCGCCAAGCGGCTGTTTCGTCAATCGCTCGGCCACCGCCCGGGCGGTCTCCAGCAACGCCCCGAGCGGTACGACGCTGTTCGCCAGGCCCCAGGCAACGGCGTCGTGAGCGTTGACCGCTTCACCAAGCGCGAACATCGAAAAAGCCCGGACATGCCCGATGCGCCGGGTCAGCAACAGGCTCGACGCCGCCTCCGGCACCAGCGCCAGGCTGACAAACGGGGTGGTGAGCTGCGCGTCTTCGGCCAGTACGACATGGTCGCAGTGCAGCAGCATTGTCGCCCCGACGCCGACGGCGCGGCCTTGCACGGCGGCGATCAGCGGTTTGGTGGCGGTGGCGATGGCCCGGATGAAGCGCGCCACGTTGCGCGGGCCTTCACCGCCGGCGGCAACCACCGCAAACTCGCCGATATCGTTTCCCGAGGTGAACAGGTCGCCTTCACTCCGGATCAGGATTACCTGGACGTCGCCATCGTCGTTCGACGCTTCGATCGCGTCGGCCAGCGCCTCGTACATCGCATCGGTCAGTGCGTTCTTCTTGTCCGGGCGGTTCATGACGAGGGTCAGCACCCCGTTCGATTTCTGGATCTGGATATGGTCGGTCATTTGCCGTTCTCCTTGGGAAATTTCTCGCGCACGGCCTCCAGCCAGCGCGCGACGATCGCGAGCTCCTGGTCGTCAAAGCCATCGCAAAGCCGGTCATTCATCGCGCGTGCGCCGCGGATCGCGTCCGTTCGCGCGGTCACCCCTTTGGGGGTCAGGGTGATGATCCATGCCCGTCCGTCGGCCGGATCCGGGCAGCGCTCGATCAGGCCGACGCGGGAAGTCCGATCGATCAGGCCCGACAATGCCGGCGCGCCGAGGTCGAGTGCTTGTCCAAGCTGCGCCATCGGCGTGCCTGTGTCGGGTGACAGTGCCATGAGCAGTCCTCCGCGCGCTGCGGTTCCTCCGTCATTCGCATCCTGGATCGCTGCCTGGATCCGGCGTTGAGCGACATTGAGGAGGTAGATGAATCGTCCGCGCCTTTTGTCCGTTGCCTTGATCATCGTCTGCACCAGTTGTTCGCGTACGAACTATATTGTTCGTACGCGAAGTAAACCGATAATTTTCAACATCCCCGGCGACCCCGCGGGAATGGGGCCCTATGTCGATCAGCGCGTTTGAGCGGGTTCGATCCGGTAGTGAATCGGCTTGAACGTGCCGCCATTGGAATCAGGGGCGGAGCAGGCGGTGAGGCCGATGATCAGGTCCATCTCGGCGCGCAGCGCAATATGATCGCCGGCCTTGCTGATTGGCGGCAGGACCCTCAGCCGGCCGCTGGCGCCGTCGACCGGCACGTTCATGAAGCAGTTGAACGCGACCGGGATGCGATCGGCGCCGATGCCATAGGGATCGAGTGCTTCGGCGAGATTGCCGAAACAGCCGCGATGCGGCTCGAGGTCGGGATAGAAGTGTTTGAACGTGTCGAAGGAGCAGGGGGTGAGCAGGAAGTCGTGCCGCCCGACGACATCCT includes:
- a CDS encoding diguanylate cyclase domain-containing protein, which codes for MALAMPSIARLNRLYDRATSLVTLGAWECDLDTSALTWTEGVYQLFGLSPLIAPDRAATVELYHEESRREMEALRAEAIATGRGFALDARIQTVAGVERWMRLTTGVEQERGRARRLYGAKQDITEDRARTERLRRLAERDPLTGLANRGMFQTNFYDLPDALLRARGVSALVLIDLDDFKLINDRLGHSAGDDCLRQVAARLKQLFADAEMVARIGGDEFAVLLRGIHKRDELGHRLEQVLAGLRRPILCHGEPVAMSASAGATLIDDMAVHDPALRFAEADSALYLAKGHGRNRVRVFVPDPGAGIRPEWAAMRPAMCLPLGIR
- a CDS encoding 2-hydroxyacid dehydrogenase; this encodes MPEMRRPSAKVSKPRVVVTRELSDTIMDRMEQLFDTVNNRSDAPMTREQLAAAMADCDVLVPTVTDEIDAELIAGAGERLKLIANFGAGVNHIDLKAARARDIIVTNTPGVLTEDTADMTMALILSVPRRLAEGEKLVRSGQWKGWSPGGMLGHRIGGKALGIIGMGRIGQAVAARARAFGLSIHYHNRHRLPAVLEAQLAATWHESLDTMLGSIDILTIHTPRNPASENLIDARRMGLMRSHVYLINAARGGIVDEAALVDALEAGRLAGAGLDVWAHEPEIDPRLLALPNVVMLPHMGSATYEGRLATGEKVIANIRMWADGHRPPDQVLEGWA
- a CDS encoding SH3 domain-containing protein, whose product is MRNSARIILALAAIGLAVSGLAPALAGLIQKKPPYFASISAGKARMRTGPARTYPASWLYQRADLPVKVIDMYERGAWLKIEDPSGTQGWMMGTLISENRTGLIMGTVAELRDSPRFGGKIIWRAAPGVVGRLSKCARGWCYFDVRGRGGYVEANRLWGVEPGESLN
- a CDS encoding GNAT family N-acetyltransferase; this encodes MGALKRLDAEHGELKSMRTAPAQLRRGVAAAMLDHLIAEGLARGYRRLSLETGNNAPFAPARALYARAGFVECGPFADYTDASFSRYYTLALDPDV
- a CDS encoding acetyl-CoA C-acyltransferase; the encoded protein is MSADPIVILSYARTPMGSFQGALSGASATELGAAAVGGAVERAGLSGEAIERIYMGCVLPAGLGQAPARQAALKAGLPNHIEATTVNKMCGSGMMATMLAADALAAGSADLIVAGGMESMTNAPYLSLRHRGGARIGHDRLMDHMYLDGLEDAYEPGKLMGNFAEDTAAEYQFTRAQQDDFAIASLERAQKAQRSGGFDREIVPVEVAGRKGSVTVTLDEQPEKGDPSKIPTLRPAFSKDGTITAANASSISDGAAALVLTRASVAERLGLDPIARIVSQAAHAHAPSLFTTAPVFAMRKALEKAGWSAGDVDLFEVNEAFAVVAMIAMRDLDLPHDKLNINGGACALGHPIGASGARILATLLSALQASGQKRGLASLCIGGGEATALAVELMN
- a CDS encoding prepilin peptidase, whose amino-acid sequence is MAELWLWPLALGVLGAVIGSFIATLVIRWPQGRSVMAGRSHCDQCDAVLGPRDLIPLLSAALARGGCRHCAAPIDPRHWQIELAALAIGVIAGFAVTGPVGMAGAVFGWLLLALAALDITEFWLPDRLTITLALAGLASSLLGVDPPIIDRFIGGAAGFGALWLIGTVYKRLRGREGLGGGDPKLLGAIGLWLGWQMLPAVLLLASLTGLAIALTTWLMGRGGRLDDRMPFGALLAIAAYPAWLFLLGYQA
- a CDS encoding coniferyl aldehyde dehydrogenase — encoded protein: MSDLKAILAGQRAAFMEQLPVSAATRKDRLKRAAAMIGDNAERFCDALSEDFGHRSREQSMLTDIASSVAPINHAIKSLDKWAKPERRPVQFPLGLLGAKAWIEYQPKGVIGIIAPWNFPVNLVMSPLAGVLAAGNRAMVKTSEFTPRVAALFEEVVGQYFTPEELAFVSGGPDVGKAFAELPFDHLIFTGATAIGKHILHAAADNLVPVTLELGGKSPVIVGKSADLKQATERVALGKMLNAGQICLAPDYMLVEADQEAAVVAGLKAAASSMYPSLLANPDYTAIINDRHFQRLGDLLDDARAKGATVEAVNPANEDFGASNARKMPLHIVTNVTDDMAVMQEEIFGPVLPIRRYDGIDDAIGQVNQRDRPLGLYYFGSDAGERRRVLDRTIAGGVTLDDVIFHISMEELPFGGIGPSGMGAYHGHDGFKTFSHAKSVYKQARLDVAKLAGLKPPYGKATMASVKRQMKG
- a CDS encoding RNA polymerase sigma factor; translation: MLDRAARAYKGRIIAALAARFRDLDIAEEAFAEACTRAVTAWPTEAPRNPAAWLYRVADRVALDMLRRHAIRAGAALPPPEPDPTAEELLMADSTLIPDERLRLIFICCHPAIHPEARAALTLKLVCGLTTLEIAQAFLASETTVAQRLVRAKRKIADAGISFEMPGPQAWPERIDAVLSTIEIAYARAHADAAGGGRHSDYAAEMLQVTATLADLIPHDADVLALAAMIRFAEARRPARIDADGLMVPLDQQDPALWNAALITEARPYLASALRFGAARPRVLSALVHAEWCARNSLEDAAPWPAVLVIYDALVAVRDDPVTRLNRAVALAQVRGAATALDEIDALTLPGLICFLPYHAVRADLLARLGQRDAARIAYDAALNLEPEPAERRWLERKRDCC
- a CDS encoding YciI family protein codes for the protein MQYMLLIYEDESGYGDTPEMMAIIDKHMALVGELGDRQVDGAGLQPVTTATTVRTTGGKQVIHDGPFAETREQLGGYYVIEAPDLDAALEIAKKSRYGSTAQSRFAR
- a CDS encoding enoyl-CoA hydratase — encoded protein: MTDHIQIQKSNGVLTLVMNRPDKKNALTDAMYEALADAIEASNDDGDVQVILIRSEGDLFTSGNDIGEFAVVAAGGEGPRNVARFIRAIATATKPLIAAVQGRAVGVGATMLLHCDHVVLAEDAQLTTPFVSLALVPEAASSLLLTRRIGHVRAFSMFALGEAVNAHDAVAWGLANSVVPLGALLETARAVAERLTKQPLGALVATKGLMRDNDAITAHMDVESRLFLERLSTAEAREAFTAFAQRRAPDFTGLA
- a CDS encoding MarR family winged helix-turn-helix transcriptional regulator; the encoded protein is MALSPDTGTPMAQLGQALDLGAPALSGLIDRTSRVGLIERCPDPADGRAWIITLTPKGVTARTDAIRGARAMNDRLCDGFDDQELAIVARWLEAVREKFPKENGK
- a CDS encoding DUF1989 domain-containing protein, whose amino-acid sequence is MPVQLFGRRQVTDIIEIPERSGTAFRLAKGETLIVIDPRGEQVADLLAFNAADVDEVISSGRTLDYAEHIYLTKGDKLYSNRSNVMLDIVEDVVGRHDFLLTPCSFDTFKHFYPDLEPHRGCFGNLAEALDPYGIGADRIPVAFNCFMNVPVDGASGRLRVLPPISKAGDHIALRAEMDLIIGLTACSAPDSNGGTFKPIHYRIEPAQTR